From a single Staphylococcus epidermidis genomic region:
- the sgtB gene encoding monofunctional peptidoglycan glycosyltransferase SgtB, with protein MKRSDKYTDDYIEQRYESQRPHYNTYYQPIGKPPKKKKSKRIFLKAIITILILLIIFFGVMYFISSRANVDDLKSIENKSDFVATENMPNYVKGAFISMEDERFYKHHGFDIKGTTRALFSTISDRDVQGGSTITQQVVKNYYYDNERSFTRKIKELFVARKVEKQYSKNQILSFYMNNIYYGDNQYTVEGAANHYFGVTVDKNNSNMSQISVLQSAILASKVNAPSVYDVNDMSNNYINRVKTNLEKMKQQNFISESQYQEAMSQLGN; from the coding sequence ATGAAAAGAAGCGATAAATATACGGATGATTATATTGAACAACGTTATGAGTCTCAACGACCTCATTACAATACATATTATCAACCAATAGGGAAACCACCGAAAAAGAAAAAAAGTAAAAGAATTTTCTTAAAAGCAATTATCACTATATTAATTTTATTGATTATATTTTTTGGTGTCATGTACTTTATTTCTTCAAGAGCAAATGTAGATGATTTAAAATCAATTGAAAATAAAAGCGATTTTGTTGCTACCGAAAATATGCCTAACTATGTAAAAGGCGCATTTATTTCAATGGAGGATGAGCGTTTCTATAAACATCATGGCTTTGATATAAAAGGAACGACAAGGGCATTGTTTTCAACTATTAGCGATAGAGATGTGCAAGGTGGAAGTACAATTACGCAACAAGTTGTAAAGAATTATTATTACGATAATGAACGATCCTTTACAAGAAAAATCAAAGAATTGTTTGTAGCGCGTAAAGTTGAAAAGCAATACAGTAAAAATCAGATTTTAAGTTTCTATATGAATAATATTTATTATGGTGATAATCAATATACTGTAGAAGGTGCTGCAAATCATTATTTTGGTGTAACGGTCGATAAAAACAATTCAAATATGAGTCAGATTAGTGTGTTACAAAGTGCTATATTAGCAAGCAAAGTAAATGCACCAAGTGTGTATGATGTAAATGATATGTCGAATAATTACATCAATAGAGTTAAAACCAATTTAGAGAAAATGAAACAACAAAATTTTATTAGTGAATCACAATATCAAGAAGCTATGTCTCAACTTGGAAATTAA